A genomic stretch from Halobellus sp. LT62 includes:
- a CDS encoding ABC transporter permease, with translation MSTVSLDPEQRTDRLLLNAGFFAVIIAAYVAVAALVDVVPYPQEIVAAFYTQVTTENLTEATVNALYAIFTGYFLAVLVGIPIGLLMGVFSPLEEFFDPYVDALYALPLAAIVPAMIIWFGTGFSVRVAGVFFFSLFPILINTLNGAKNTPEDLLEAARSFGAGKYFIIKNIVIPHEVTYIATGLRIGISLAVKGLVVVEIIVSVTGFGELIFRWGAAVQLEGVFSVVLTLMALGIVLTSLLTRIENRIVHWDVSE, from the coding sequence ATGAGCACGGTCTCATTGGACCCGGAGCAGCGGACGGACCGTCTGCTCTTGAACGCCGGGTTCTTCGCCGTCATCATCGCCGCGTACGTCGCGGTAGCCGCGCTCGTTGACGTGGTTCCGTACCCGCAGGAGATCGTGGCCGCGTTCTACACGCAGGTCACGACGGAGAACCTCACCGAGGCGACGGTCAACGCCCTGTACGCGATATTCACCGGCTACTTCCTCGCGGTACTCGTCGGCATTCCTATCGGACTGCTGATGGGCGTGTTCTCGCCGCTCGAGGAGTTCTTCGATCCCTACGTCGACGCGCTGTACGCCCTGCCGCTGGCGGCGATCGTCCCGGCGATGATCATCTGGTTCGGCACGGGGTTCAGCGTGCGCGTCGCCGGCGTGTTCTTCTTCTCGCTGTTCCCGATTCTGATTAACACGCTCAACGGGGCGAAGAACACCCCCGAGGACCTTCTCGAAGCCGCACGCTCCTTCGGTGCGGGGAAGTACTTCATCATCAAGAACATCGTTATTCCACACGAGGTGACATATATCGCTACCGGACTGAGAATAGGTATTTCTCTTGCAGTGAAAGGACTGGTGGTCGTCGAGATCATCGTGTCCGTCACGGGATTCGGCGAACTCATCTTCAGATGGGGTGCAGCCGTCCAACTCGAGGGCGTGTTCAGTGTCGTACTGACGCTAATGGCGCTCGGAATCGTCCTCACGTCGCTGCTCACGAGAATCGAAAATCGGATCGTCCACTGGGACGTCTCCGAGTGA
- a CDS encoding ABC transporter substrate-binding protein has translation MIRRNFLRTVAGGSAVAIAGCMGNGDDGGDETTEPSSGGGDSTTAASSDSGSDSDSGGGTDLPDQMNLGLSSPARGVFSFPLWPGLQRRLEEQGSSMSAEAFSGHTPTAGALVQGDIVTGYMGLPSLLKAQQEGLPLVAIHSFMQEYNFPMVAQPDITSWDQLEGGTIAIHAPTGATSVISQYMLNEELGSTDSVELTYIVGSGNRASALRAGDVDATCLLASPGEQLSVTGNGNILAYPQDYEGLSNMLTNVWVALEPDLEERSDSLQVFVDEMQASYSRMFEGDHETIISEAEESGEYPDYEQEAWSNALEIATDSPPLWPESKETSLPAENIERTQDLLVDIGEIEEETAKPVSEIVDRRFLE, from the coding sequence ATGATCCGAAGAAACTTTCTCAGGACGGTCGCGGGCGGTAGCGCGGTCGCTATCGCCGGATGTATGGGCAACGGAGACGACGGTGGCGACGAGACTACCGAGCCGAGTTCGGGTGGGGGAGATTCGACTACCGCCGCCTCGTCGGACTCCGGTTCGGACTCCGATTCCGGTGGCGGCACCGACCTCCCGGACCAGATGAACCTCGGACTCTCCTCGCCCGCTCGCGGGGTGTTTTCGTTCCCGCTGTGGCCCGGGCTACAGCGCCGTCTCGAGGAGCAGGGCTCGTCGATGTCGGCCGAAGCGTTTTCGGGACACACACCGACTGCCGGTGCGCTGGTCCAAGGCGATATCGTGACGGGTTATATGGGGCTCCCATCGCTGCTGAAGGCCCAGCAGGAGGGCCTCCCGCTCGTCGCGATTCACAGCTTTATGCAGGAGTACAACTTCCCGATGGTCGCGCAACCGGACATCACTAGCTGGGATCAACTCGAGGGGGGCACGATCGCGATTCACGCGCCCACCGGTGCCACTTCGGTCATCTCTCAGTATATGCTCAACGAGGAGTTGGGTTCGACTGATTCCGTCGAACTGACGTACATCGTCGGGAGCGGGAACCGAGCGTCGGCCCTCAGAGCCGGCGACGTCGACGCCACGTGTCTCCTCGCCTCGCCGGGTGAACAGCTCTCGGTCACCGGCAACGGAAACATCCTCGCGTACCCTCAAGATTACGAGGGACTGTCGAATATGCTGACCAACGTGTGGGTCGCACTCGAACCGGACTTAGAGGAGCGATCCGATTCCCTCCAAGTGTTCGTCGACGAGATGCAGGCGTCGTACTCGCGGATGTTCGAGGGCGATCACGAGACGATCATCTCCGAGGCCGAGGAGTCGGGCGAGTACCCCGATTACGAACAGGAGGCGTGGTCGAACGCGTTGGAAATCGCCACCGACTCTCCCCCGCTGTGGCCCGAATCCAAGGAGACGAGCCTGCCGGCCGAAAACATCGAGCGAACCCAAGATCTGCTCGTCGATATCGGCGAGATCGAAGAGGAGACCGCGAAACCAGTCAGCGAGATCGTCGATCGTCGATTCCTCGAGTGA
- a CDS encoding GtrA family protein, whose translation MVRNFLRNLHSGPLALQLRRFVIVGAVTAGIQMALLWLFVDVAGLFYLLGALFAIEITIVLSYVLNNAWTFEATQNTGTAEFLIGLLKTNVVRGTAIPIQLAVLYLLVEWRSMPYLAANAIAIVISGVYRYVLDAKWTWGQ comes from the coding sequence ATGGTTCGGAACTTCCTTCGCAACCTCCACAGCGGCCCGCTCGCGCTCCAGCTGCGCCGGTTCGTCATCGTCGGTGCGGTGACAGCCGGGATCCAGATGGCGCTGTTGTGGCTGTTCGTCGACGTCGCCGGCCTGTTTTACCTGCTCGGTGCGCTCTTCGCCATCGAGATCACGATCGTCCTCTCGTACGTTCTCAACAACGCGTGGACGTTCGAGGCGACGCAGAACACGGGGACGGCGGAGTTTCTCATAGGCCTGCTCAAGACGAACGTCGTCCGCGGCACCGCGATCCCGATACAGCTGGCGGTGCTGTATCTCCTCGTCGAATGGCGATCGATGCCCTACCTCGCGGCTAACGCCATCGCGATCGTCATAAGCGGCGTCTACCGATACGTGCTCGACGCGAAGTGGACGTGGGGCCAGTAG
- a CDS encoding 3-isopropylmalate dehydratase, protein MIEGRVWTFGDNVPTDEIVPSDLVFKPLEEMAEHVLETRNPEFPKSVEEGDVIVAGEHFGQSSGRAIAPKAVQATGVACVVADSFARTFYRNCFEIGLPVLAREGVTDLVDEGDTVSVDLREGQITNTTTGETIECESVDPFLLEMVESGGLIPYKKQGFSADSD, encoded by the coding sequence ATGATCGAAGGACGCGTCTGGACGTTCGGTGATAACGTCCCGACAGACGAAATCGTACCGTCCGATCTCGTGTTCAAGCCGCTCGAGGAGATGGCCGAACACGTGCTGGAAACGAGAAATCCCGAGTTCCCGAAGTCGGTCGAAGAGGGCGACGTCATCGTCGCCGGCGAGCACTTCGGGCAGTCTTCCGGCCGCGCCATCGCGCCGAAGGCCGTTCAGGCGACCGGCGTCGCCTGCGTGGTCGCTGACAGTTTCGCCCGGACGTTCTACCGGAACTGCTTCGAGATCGGATTACCGGTACTCGCCCGCGAGGGCGTCACGGACCTCGTCGACGAGGGCGACACGGTGAGCGTGGACCTCCGCGAGGGGCAGATCACGAACACGACGACCGGAGAGACGATCGAGTGCGAATCGGTCGATCCCTTCCTGCTCGAAATGGTCGAGTCGGGCGGACTGATCCCGTACAAGAAACAGGGATTCTCGGCCGACTCGGACTGA
- a CDS encoding ABC transporter permease: protein MSSENPSPSAFLPDSVGRFLRGETVARKYVLRVIAVIVALVLWDQYASTQPTYFFPATERIAGALVEQYYEYNLVQAFLGSMWTLFVGFALAVLVGIPTGLLMGTNRYAEVVLDPYVTALYIAPIAALVPLLVFAFGASFETRVAIVFLFAVFEIIIDTYKGAKATPKASINVARSFGASRLFVLRKVVIPYDMPYIFTGLRLAIGRGLKGLVLAELLINFANLGAIIRIWQDDFRLQGVLAIALLFMLVGIVLTKGMQYLEQRFFYWGDEQ, encoded by the coding sequence ATGAGTAGCGAGAACCCCTCTCCAAGCGCGTTTCTCCCGGACTCCGTGGGACGATTCCTCCGCGGCGAGACCGTGGCCCGGAAGTACGTCCTTCGAGTTATCGCCGTGATCGTGGCGCTCGTGCTGTGGGACCAGTACGCGAGCACGCAACCGACGTACTTCTTCCCGGCTACCGAGCGGATCGCGGGGGCCCTCGTAGAGCAGTACTACGAGTACAACCTCGTTCAGGCGTTCCTCGGCAGTATGTGGACCCTGTTTGTCGGCTTCGCGCTGGCCGTACTCGTCGGCATTCCGACCGGGCTGCTAATGGGGACCAACCGGTACGCCGAGGTCGTCTTAGACCCCTACGTCACGGCGCTGTATATCGCTCCGATCGCGGCACTGGTTCCGTTGCTGGTGTTCGCCTTCGGTGCGTCCTTCGAGACCCGGGTGGCGATCGTGTTCCTCTTCGCGGTGTTCGAGATCATCATCGACACCTACAAAGGCGCGAAAGCGACGCCCAAGGCGTCGATAAACGTCGCTCGTTCGTTCGGCGCGAGCCGGCTGTTCGTCCTCCGAAAGGTCGTCATCCCCTACGATATGCCGTACATCTTCACGGGTCTCCGACTGGCGATCGGGAGGGGGCTCAAGGGACTCGTTCTCGCGGAACTGCTGATCAACTTCGCGAACTTGGGGGCGATCATCAGGATCTGGCAAGACGACTTCCGCCTCCAAGGCGTGCTCGCGATCGCACTCCTGTTTATGCTCGTCGGGATCGTCCTGACGAAGGGGATGCAGTACCTCGAACAGCGGTTCTTCTACTGGGGTGACGAGCAATGA
- a CDS encoding aconitase family protein, which translates to MTREMNVVEKILARASDRDEVEPGEIVVADVDRAIFHDLSGYITGNVYEEAFEEPIQYPDRVTMVFDHTFSPPNEEQANILESNREFADRHDIGLFDCGNGNIHHVILQNNLVEPGSVVVGSDSHTPVHGVLGSFATGVGNNAHAGMVFPDGQCWFKVPRTVKIEITGSPPPGTTARDIALYLVGEIGEGGANYDALEFSGEYVDGLEFWDRWLLPLITIDVGAKCGYIEPDDETETFLEDRGVSTDRMVKNDPGAEYAEVWEFDVSDVPPQVACPPTVGNVVPIDEVAGTSVQWAELGGHGGGRLEDFELADGVLEERAEDVRFNLVPSSRETFSQALDAGLVDELHEAGGTWFPPSTGSNQAINMGAMTQNEAMISTHARNFPGRNGHPEAKMYLASALTVGASAANGEITDPREYVQ; encoded by the coding sequence ATGACCCGTGAAATGAACGTGGTCGAGAAGATCCTCGCCCGGGCCAGCGACCGAGACGAGGTCGAACCCGGGGAGATCGTCGTCGCCGACGTCGACCGGGCGATCTTCCACGACCTCAGCGGCTACATAACCGGCAACGTCTACGAGGAGGCGTTCGAGGAACCCATCCAGTACCCCGACCGGGTGACGATGGTGTTCGATCACACGTTCTCGCCACCGAACGAGGAGCAGGCGAACATCCTCGAGTCGAACCGCGAGTTCGCGGATCGGCACGATATCGGCCTCTTCGACTGCGGGAACGGGAACATCCACCACGTCATCCTACAGAACAACCTCGTCGAGCCCGGATCGGTCGTCGTCGGATCCGACAGTCACACGCCCGTTCACGGCGTTCTCGGGTCCTTCGCGACGGGAGTCGGTAACAACGCCCACGCGGGAATGGTCTTCCCCGACGGACAGTGCTGGTTCAAGGTGCCGCGGACGGTCAAAATCGAGATCACGGGATCGCCCCCACCGGGAACGACCGCCCGGGACATCGCCCTCTATCTCGTCGGTGAGATCGGCGAGGGCGGCGCAAACTACGACGCGCTCGAATTCTCCGGCGAGTACGTCGACGGGCTCGAGTTCTGGGATCGGTGGCTGCTCCCCCTGATCACGATCGACGTCGGCGCGAAGTGCGGGTACATCGAACCGGACGACGAGACCGAGACCTTCCTCGAAGACCGTGGGGTCTCCACCGATCGGATGGTGAAAAACGACCCCGGTGCGGAGTACGCGGAGGTCTGGGAGTTCGACGTCAGCGACGTGCCGCCACAGGTCGCTTGTCCGCCGACCGTCGGTAACGTCGTCCCCATCGACGAGGTCGCGGGAACGTCGGTCCAGTGGGCCGAACTCGGCGGCCACGGCGGCGGCAGACTCGAGGACTTCGAGCTGGCTGACGGCGTCCTCGAAGAACGGGCCGAGGACGTTCGGTTCAACCTCGTGCCCTCGAGTCGAGAGACGTTCTCGCAAGCTCTCGACGCCGGCTTAGTGGACGAACTCCACGAAGCGGGAGGGACGTGGTTCCCACCCAGCACGGGGTCGAATCAAGCGATCAATATGGGAGCGATGACGCAGAACGAGGCGATGATCTCGACGCACGCGCGGAACTTCCCCGGTCGAAACGGCCATCCGGAGGCCAAGATGTACCTCGCGTCGGCCCTCACGGTGGGCGCGTCGGCGGCGAACGGCGAGATCACGGATCCGAGGGAGTACGTACAATGA
- a CDS encoding MFS transporter yields the protein MFGLTEREVRFAAVICLTHVSQHAFIRLLPPLIPVLSVALTYPLWKLGLLISVFYVGSGLGQAPLGVVADRYEWSALLVGGIVLSSVCYVVFAVAPLLGGSVPALAIVGYTFEGTFVLMAASMFVCGVGTAVVHPVGYPMITANVSTENKGTLLGLFGSSAKFGDAVAPIGVGVLILVFDWSTILVIFGGIGIAFGAILFVVLRGDEFVTAPTNPRSEASVAADEPADDRGSYRYPMVIVYAFFVAKMFASNGVNTFVPAFLVSVYGYTMSVGGVQFGAESVANFYFTALLVAGAVSQVVLGVVANRHDPRLVLLLGSMVGTLSLLALGGLSISPGPLLVLMMVLGVSLWGISPARDAIISEISPAGREGRTFGYFWTGVMLVGALMPVAVGHLIETTGMRRGFTALAVGTVLAAGLIGLLFTDRVAFEPRQR from the coding sequence ATGTTTGGACTCACCGAGCGCGAAGTGCGATTCGCCGCCGTCATCTGCCTGACGCACGTCTCCCAGCACGCGTTCATTCGGTTGCTTCCGCCCCTGATTCCGGTGCTATCGGTGGCGCTGACGTACCCGCTCTGGAAACTCGGTCTGCTGATAAGCGTCTTCTACGTCGGGAGCGGTCTGGGACAGGCACCTCTCGGAGTCGTCGCCGACCGATACGAGTGGTCGGCGCTGTTGGTCGGCGGTATCGTCCTATCCAGCGTCTGTTACGTGGTGTTCGCGGTCGCTCCCCTCTTGGGGGGCTCCGTGCCCGCACTCGCGATCGTCGGATACACGTTCGAGGGGACGTTCGTGCTGATGGCGGCGTCGATGTTCGTCTGTGGGGTCGGGACGGCGGTCGTCCACCCGGTCGGCTACCCGATGATCACGGCGAACGTCTCGACGGAGAACAAGGGCACGCTCCTCGGGCTGTTCGGCAGCTCGGCGAAGTTCGGCGACGCCGTCGCTCCCATCGGCGTCGGCGTGCTCATCCTCGTGTTCGATTGGTCGACGATCCTCGTGATCTTCGGCGGGATCGGGATCGCCTTCGGGGCGATCCTCTTCGTCGTACTCAGGGGCGACGAGTTCGTCACCGCGCCAACGAACCCGCGATCGGAAGCGTCCGTTGCGGCCGACGAACCGGCCGATGATCGCGGGTCGTACCGGTACCCGATGGTTATCGTCTACGCGTTCTTCGTCGCGAAAATGTTCGCGTCGAACGGCGTCAATACGTTCGTCCCCGCGTTTCTCGTGTCAGTCTACGGGTACACGATGTCGGTCGGAGGCGTGCAGTTCGGCGCGGAGTCGGTGGCCAACTTCTACTTCACGGCCCTCCTCGTCGCCGGAGCGGTCAGCCAAGTCGTTCTCGGTGTCGTCGCCAACCGGCACGATCCGCGCCTCGTCTTGCTCCTCGGATCGATGGTCGGCACGCTGAGCTTACTCGCCCTCGGGGGGCTATCGATCTCTCCTGGGCCGCTGTTGGTCCTTATGATGGTTCTGGGCGTGAGTCTCTGGGGAATCAGCCCGGCACGCGATGCGATCATCAGCGAGATCTCACCGGCCGGACGTGAGGGACGCACGTTCGGCTACTTCTGGACGGGCGTGATGCTCGTGGGTGCGCTGATGCCCGTCGCCGTCGGCCACCTCATCGAGACGACGGGGATGCGCCGCGGATTTACCGCGCTCGCCGTCGGGACCGTCTTGGCCGCCGGACTGATCGGACTGTTATTCACCGACCGTGTCGCGTTCGAGCCGAGACAGCGATGA
- a CDS encoding M24 family metallopeptidase, translating to MSYRSKLEDYLADHPSMQGAAIFADGMHSVAHPSYFDFVAGASPVADRNCLFVTAEGETLILTNLSRDVKRLQRHAEVDEVRATDSFDADLQSVVSDLELEGTVGVAGADRMPLGVRQSLDGAVAELTAIDDALYELTRGKTAEEIAIFRKLGRIADRGFEAAYDALRPGVKEYEIAASIEKAMRDAGAEDNFNLLGSGERNDLMHSPTERIVEGGDTFLCELSPMYEGFVLQICRTISVGSPNGTLTTKYQLLEEALAETKSKLRPGVPAATISKTMNDVFRREGYDEYCQPPYMRTRGHEFGIGPIGMAITEDTDVELTDGMVVVIHPNQYIPETGYLALGDPVLITEGGSETLTETPPRLFTKEVVQ from the coding sequence ATGTCGTATAGAAGCAAGCTGGAGGACTACCTAGCGGACCATCCATCGATGCAGGGTGCGGCTATCTTTGCCGATGGGATGCACAGCGTCGCACATCCGAGTTACTTCGATTTCGTCGCCGGGGCCAGCCCCGTGGCCGATCGGAACTGTCTGTTCGTCACGGCGGAAGGTGAGACTCTGATCCTCACTAACCTCTCTCGGGACGTGAAACGTCTCCAGCGACACGCGGAGGTCGACGAGGTCAGAGCGACCGATTCGTTCGACGCGGATCTCCAGTCTGTCGTGTCCGATCTCGAACTGGAGGGCACCGTCGGCGTCGCCGGAGCCGATCGGATGCCGCTCGGCGTCCGCCAGAGTTTGGACGGTGCCGTCGCGGAACTCACCGCCATCGACGACGCGCTCTACGAGCTCACTCGCGGAAAGACCGCAGAGGAGATAGCGATCTTCCGGAAGCTCGGTCGGATCGCCGATCGAGGCTTCGAGGCGGCGTACGACGCTCTACGCCCGGGCGTCAAGGAGTACGAGATCGCCGCGTCGATCGAAAAAGCGATGCGCGACGCCGGGGCCGAGGACAATTTCAATCTCTTGGGAAGCGGCGAGCGAAACGATCTGATGCACTCTCCCACAGAACGAATCGTCGAGGGGGGGGACACGTTCCTCTGTGAGCTCTCACCGATGTACGAGGGATTCGTCCTGCAGATCTGTCGAACGATCTCCGTCGGCTCGCCGAACGGGACCCTCACCACCAAATACCAGCTCTTAGAGGAGGCGCTGGCCGAGACGAAATCGAAGCTTCGTCCCGGCGTTCCGGCCGCCACGATCTCGAAGACGATGAACGACGTGTTCCGCCGCGAGGGCTACGACGAGTACTGTCAACCCCCGTATATGCGGACGCGCGGTCACGAGTTCGGGATCGGACCGATCGGGATGGCGATCACCGAGGACACCGACGTCGAACTCACCGACGGGATGGTCGTCGTGATCCACCCGAACCAGTACATCCCCGAAACGGGGTACTTGGCTCTCGGCGATCCGGTGTTGATCACTGAAGGCGGGAGCGAGACGCTGACCGAGACGCCGCCGCGTCTCTTCACGAAGGAGGTGGTACAATGA
- a CDS encoding adenosylhomocysteinase, producing the protein MSAYPPISEQLDDIEGARTEGRRKMDWALQHMPILRELREQFAESKPLDGQVIGMAMHVEAKTANLVELLALGGAEVAITGCNPLSTHDDVSAALDANDAITSYAKRGVDEDDYYAAIESVVAHEPTITVDDGMDMVYAIHEDYPELIDTIVGGAEETTTGVHRLRAMDADGELKYPVFAVNDTPMKRLFDNVHGTGESSLATIAMTTNLSWAGKNVVVAGYGYCGKGVAKKAAGQNANVIVTEVEPRRALEAHMEGYDVMPMNEAAEIGDVFITTTGNRDVITREDFEEMQDGVLLANAGHFDIEIDLDALSALAVDEYEARDGVRAYELDDGRRLNVLAEGRLVNLASPIALGHPAEVMDQSFGIQAVCVREFVANGDEYDPGVYDVPDELDKEVAEIKLDAEGVDLDALTDEQAEYMNSWSHGT; encoded by the coding sequence ATGAGTGCGTACCCACCGATCAGCGAGCAACTCGACGACATCGAGGGCGCTCGCACCGAGGGACGGCGGAAGATGGACTGGGCGCTGCAACACATGCCTATCCTGCGGGAACTCCGCGAGCAGTTCGCGGAATCGAAACCGCTCGACGGCCAAGTCATCGGGATGGCGATGCACGTCGAGGCGAAGACCGCGAACCTCGTCGAACTGCTGGCGCTCGGCGGCGCGGAGGTCGCGATCACCGGGTGTAACCCGCTCTCGACGCACGACGACGTGAGCGCGGCGCTCGACGCCAACGACGCGATCACCTCCTACGCCAAGCGCGGCGTCGACGAGGACGACTACTACGCGGCGATCGAATCGGTCGTCGCCCACGAGCCGACGATCACCGTCGACGACGGGATGGATATGGTCTACGCGATCCACGAGGACTACCCCGAACTCATCGACACCATCGTCGGCGGTGCCGAGGAGACGACGACCGGCGTCCATCGGCTGCGGGCGATGGACGCCGACGGCGAACTGAAGTATCCAGTCTTCGCGGTCAACGACACGCCGATGAAGCGCCTCTTCGACAACGTCCACGGGACGGGCGAGTCCTCGCTGGCGACCATCGCGATGACGACGAACCTCTCGTGGGCCGGTAAGAACGTCGTCGTCGCGGGCTACGGCTACTGCGGCAAGGGCGTCGCGAAGAAGGCCGCCGGGCAGAACGCGAACGTGATCGTCACCGAAGTCGAGCCGCGCCGCGCGCTGGAGGCGCATATGGAGGGCTACGACGTGATGCCGATGAACGAAGCCGCCGAGATCGGCGACGTCTTCATCACGACGACGGGCAACCGCGACGTCATCACGCGAGAGGACTTCGAGGAGATGCAAGACGGCGTCCTGCTCGCGAACGCCGGGCACTTCGACATCGAGATCGACCTCGACGCGCTCTCGGCGCTCGCCGTCGACGAGTACGAGGCTCGCGACGGGGTCCGAGCGTACGAGCTAGACGACGGCCGCCGTCTCAACGTGCTCGCGGAGGGTCGGCTCGTCAACCTCGCCTCGCCCATCGCGCTCGGTCATCCCGCGGAAGTGATGGACCAGTCCTTCGGGATCCAAGCCGTCTGCGTCCGCGAATTCGTCGCGAACGGAGACGAATACGACCCCGGCGTCTACGACGTCCCCGACGAGTTGGACAAGGAGGTCGCCGAGATCAAACTCGACGCCGAGGGCGTCGATCTCGACGCGCTCACCGACGAGCAGGCCGAGTATATGAACAGCTGGAGCCACGGAACGTGA
- a CDS encoding ABC transporter ATP-binding protein — MALPIYADNVSKWYGSGEQKVHVLDQLNLSVDSGEFVAVLGPSGCGKTTLIKMMDGLVDISEGEIRIGDRSVSEPSTDVAMVFQTFQLYPWRSVLDNVALGLEIQGVPKSERYERAREWIETVGLSRFEDKYPYELSGGMQQRVGLSRALVVDPEVLLMDEPFGALDAQTKDTLQTELLRLLDEEQKTVVFVTHDIREAVFLADRVVVLDKIPTSITMELDIEFDRPRWNRRGEVEGTKQFAEYEQQLREHLGLSE; from the coding sequence ATGGCTCTTCCAATTTATGCGGATAATGTCTCGAAGTGGTATGGATCCGGAGAGCAGAAGGTACACGTACTCGATCAACTGAACCTGAGCGTCGACTCCGGGGAGTTCGTTGCGGTGCTCGGTCCGTCCGGCTGCGGGAAGACGACGCTGATCAAGATGATGGACGGCCTCGTCGACATCTCCGAAGGGGAAATCAGGATCGGTGACCGCTCCGTCTCGGAGCCGTCCACCGACGTCGCGATGGTGTTTCAGACCTTTCAGCTGTATCCGTGGCGATCGGTCCTCGACAACGTCGCTCTCGGACTAGAGATCCAAGGCGTCCCGAAGAGCGAGCGGTACGAGCGGGCCCGCGAGTGGATCGAGACCGTCGGTCTCTCGCGGTTCGAAGACAAGTACCCCTACGAGCTCTCGGGCGGGATGCAGCAGCGCGTCGGACTCTCTCGCGCACTCGTCGTCGATCCCGAGGTCCTCCTGATGGACGAACCCTTCGGAGCGCTCGACGCGCAGACGAAAGACACGCTCCAGACGGAACTGCTCCGCCTGCTCGACGAGGAACAGAAGACGGTGGTCTTCGTCACCCACGACATCCGCGAGGCCGTGTTTTTAGCCGACCGGGTGGTCGTACTGGACAAGATCCCGACGTCGATAACGATGGAGTTGGACATCGAGTTCGACCGTCCCCGATGGAACCGACGCGGCGAGGTGGAGGGTACCAAACAGTTCGCCGAGTACGAACAACAGCTCCGAGAGCACCTCGGCCTGAGTGAGTGA
- a CDS encoding M24 family metallopeptidase produces MKSREPVLVHGRDYWDEINLPATAFADRIDQIRGRMTDEGVDVLLVYGRGDRDGDLCYVSNLVNKVPNWGLLVCITHDHVSVRNERSSRTRPVIERGTWIDDIQFCDNVLEDLDDVLGAPENRIGTAAFDRLPYQQRSRFETHATDYDIVAFDDALADLRAAKSRQERDQIARAGRIAADVHEALDAVDRNDVSERDLAGEADYRARLRGAQDVRFLVSNPARTEADLRPAEERRVDADEPIGVYTAVRFEGYWAECARTLRLDGEAPHAEYSDVTDAYAAFLESITPGTTASQVVDQARSAASELGWELSPEYDVLHGIGLEADEAPIGDDEAELTAGMTVSARLALRPDADSLLVLNDTLALRNDGPDVLTGDW; encoded by the coding sequence ATGAAGTCCAGAGAGCCGGTTCTCGTCCACGGTCGAGACTACTGGGACGAGATCAACCTCCCGGCGACGGCGTTCGCGGATCGAATCGATCAGATCCGCGGTCGAATGACCGACGAGGGCGTCGACGTGCTGCTGGTGTACGGACGCGGGGACCGCGACGGCGACCTGTGTTACGTGTCGAACCTCGTCAACAAGGTGCCGAACTGGGGACTGTTGGTCTGTATCACGCACGACCACGTCTCGGTGCGGAACGAGCGGAGTTCGCGGACGCGTCCGGTGATCGAACGCGGGACGTGGATCGACGACATCCAGTTCTGCGACAACGTGCTCGAAGACCTCGACGACGTCCTCGGTGCGCCCGAGAACAGGATCGGGACCGCGGCCTTCGACCGGCTGCCGTACCAGCAACGCTCGCGGTTCGAGACACACGCGACGGACTACGACATCGTGGCGTTCGACGACGCGCTGGCGGACCTCCGCGCGGCGAAGTCTCGACAGGAGCGCGACCAAATCGCCCGCGCAGGTCGGATCGCAGCCGACGTCCACGAGGCGCTCGACGCCGTCGATCGGAACGACGTGTCCGAACGGGATCTCGCCGGTGAGGCCGACTACCGTGCGCGCCTCCGCGGGGCGCAGGACGTTCGCTTCCTCGTCTCGAACCCCGCTCGGACGGAGGCGGACCTCCGACCGGCCGAGGAGCGCCGCGTCGATGCCGACGAACCGATCGGCGTGTACACCGCCGTTCGCTTCGAGGGCTACTGGGCCGAATGCGCGCGAACGCTTCGCCTCGACGGCGAAGCCCCACACGCGGAGTACAGTGACGTGACTGACGCGTACGCGGCGTTCCTCGAATCGATCACACCGGGAACCACTGCCTCTCAGGTCGTCGATCAGGCTCGGTCCGCCGCGAGTGAACTCGGCTGGGAGCTTTCCCCCGAGTACGACGTGCTTCACGGTATCGGTCTCGAAGCCGACGAAGCGCCGATAGGAGACGACGAGGCGGAGTTGACGGCGGGGATGACCGTCTCCGCTCGGCTCGCGCTCAGGCCCGACGCCGATTCGCTGCTCGTGTTGAACGACACGCTCGCACTCCGGAACGACGGCCCAGACGTCCTGACCGGCGACTGGTGA